From Cucumis melo cultivar AY chromosome 1, USDA_Cmelo_AY_1.0, whole genome shotgun sequence, a single genomic window includes:
- the LOC103490386 gene encoding uncharacterized protein At4g26485-like gives MDSDTEKSIKHYSSSHKILLVGEGDFSFSACLATAFASASNIVATSLDSPDELVMKYTHANRNLKILEELGGRVLHKVDATTMSQHPLLYDMLFDRIVFNFPHAGFLYGECNTAQIELHRDLVRGFLRNAKRMISKDGEIHITHKTSHPFSKWEIVKLASGEGLALKESAEFYAWQYPNYENKRGDGWNSNGTFPVGACSTFKFFQS, from the exons atgGACAGTGATACAGAGAAGAGCATAAAGCACTACAGCAGCTCTCATAAAATACTTCTGGTCGGAGAAGGCGATTTCTCCTTCTCCGCTTGCTTGGCCACCGCCTTTGCCTCTGCCTCCAACATTGTTGCTACTTCTCTCGACTCTCCAG ATGAACTGGTAATGAAATATACACATGCGAATAGAAACCTGAAAATTTTGGAGGAGTTGGGTGGCAGAGTGTTGCATAAAGTGGATGCAACAACAATGAGTCAACATCCACTTCTTTACGACATGTTGTTTGATCGTATAGTCTTCAACTTTCCACATGCTGGGTTTCTTTATGGAGAATGTAACACTGCACAAATAGA ACTCCATCGAGATTTAGTGAGGGGTTTTTTGAGGAATGCGAAGAGAATGATAAGTAAAGATGGCGAAATTCACATCACCCACAAGACATCACATCCTTTCAGTAAATGGGAGATTGTGAAGTTAGCAAGTGGTGAAGGACTTGCTTTGAAAGAAAGTGCAGAATTTTATGCATGGCAATATCCAAATTATGAGAATAAGAGAGGGGATGGGTGGAATAGCAATGGAACCTTCCCCGTTGGAGCATGCAGCACCTTTAAATTTTTTCAatcttaa
- the LOC127148413 gene encoding uncharacterized protein At4g26485-like has product MDQHPLLPHNSFDRIIFNFPHAGFQYSTEHEPNQIKLHQNLVRRFMRNATELLAENGEIHITHKTSYPYSEWKIEEIGEEEGLYLKEEVEFDKRDYPGYVNKKGSGPNSNKNFPVGSSSTFKFVKSLSKKEMNRRLALSTSLASEFTQLQV; this is encoded by the exons ATGGACCAACATCCACTTCTTCCTCACAATTCTTTTGATCGTATTATCTTCAATTTCCCTCATGCTGGTTTCCAATACTCTACAGAACATGAACCCAACCAAATCAA ACTTCACCAGAATTTAGTGAGAAGATTTATGAGGAATGCAACGGAACTATTGGCAGAAAATGGGGAAATCCACATAACACATAAAACTTCATATCCTTATAGTGAATGGAAGATTGAGGAaattggagaagaagaaggattatatctaaaagaagaagttgaattCGACAAAAGGGATTATCCAGGTTATGTGAATAAGAAAGGCAGTGGACCAAATAGTAATAAAAATTTTCCGGTGGGTTCTTCCAGCACTTTTAAGTTTGTCAAATCACTTTCCAAAAAGGAGATGAACAGAAGGTTGGCCCTGTCCACATCCTTGGCCTCTGAATTTACTCAACTTCAAGTTTAA